A window of Diospyros lotus cultivar Yz01 chromosome 14, ASM1463336v1, whole genome shotgun sequence contains these coding sequences:
- the LOC127790421 gene encoding boron transporter 4-like isoform X2, with protein MEHIKSPFKGIAEDIRGRLPCYKQDWIEGVRSGFGILAPTTYIFFASALPVIAFGEQLSRDTDGALSTVETLVSTAICGIIHSIFGGQPLLILGVAEPTAIMYTYLYNFAKGRNDLGRELFLAWAGWVCVWTALMLFLLAIFNACSVINRFTRIAGELFGMLIAVLFIQEAVKGLISEFSTPKAEDPTLEEYQFQWLYTNGLLGIIFCFGVLYTASGSRKARSWKYGTGWLRGFIADYGVPLMVVVWTALSFSVPNKVPSGVPRRLFSPLPWESASLYHWTVIKDMEKVPPIYIFLALVPALMIAGLYFFDHSVTSQLAQQKEFNLRKPPSYHYDILLLGFMTLLCGLIGVPPSNGVLPQSPMHTKSLAVLKRQLIRKKMVQSAKESIKQQASNSEIYGKMQAVFMEMDSSPVANVVKELEDLKVAIMQSEYREANAEGTFDPEKHIDAYLPVRVNEQRMSNLLQSLFVAASICAMPLIRKIPTSVLWGYFAYMAIDSLPGNQFWERMLLLFITPGRRYKVLEGVHASFIESVPFRQIVAFTLFQLVYFLVCFGATWIPIAGILFPLPFFLLISIRQHLLPKLFLPAHLRELDAAEYEEIAGPSEPSLGCFPFRERETTALGNEEGVTEICGKEILDELTTSRGELKLRTVSFGKDRPGQVHPDDIVQTD; from the exons ATGGAGCACATTAAATCTCCATTCAAAGGTATTGCAGAAGATATCCGTGGAAGACTACCGTGCTATAAACAAGATTGGATTGAAGGCGTTCGTTCAGGATTTGG GATATTGGCTCCAACTACTTACATATTCTTTGCTTCTGCGCTTCCTGTTATCGCCTTCGGGGAGCAACTAAGCAGAGACACAG ATGGAGCATTGAGCACAGTTGAGACTTTAGTTTCTACAGCTATATGTGGCATCATTCACTCTATATTTGGCGGGCAGCCTCTTCTGATTCTAGGAGTTGCAGAACCCACAGCAATCATGTACACATACTTGTACAACTTTGCCAAAGGAAGAAATGATTTGGGACGGGAATTGTTCTTGGCATGGGCTGGCTG GGTCTGTGTTTGGACAGCTCTGATGTTGTTTCTTCTTGCGATCTTCAATGCTTGCTCTGTTATCAATAGATTTACAAGGATTGCAGGGGAACTTTTTGGCATGTTAATTGCTGTTCTTTTTATTCAAGAAGCTGTTAAG GGATTGATAAGTGAGTTCAGTACTCCCAAGGCTGAAGATCCAACACTGGAAGAGTATCAATTCCAATGGCTTTATACAAATGGACTGTTGGGAATCATTTTCTGTTTTGGCGTTCTCTACACAGCCTCAGGGAGTAGGAAGGCAAGGTCATGGAAATATGGGACAG GGTGGCTCAGAGGCTTCATTGCAGACTACGGAGTTCCTCTCATGGTTGTAGTCTGGACAGCACTGTCTTTTAGTGTACCAAATAAAGTTCCGTCTGGAGTTCCCAGAAGGCTCTTTAGCCCTCTCCCCTGGGAGTCTGCATCTTTATACCACTGGACTGTTATCAAG GATATGGAGAAAGTCCCTCCCATTTACATATTTTTGGCCCTTGTTCCAGCTCTGATGATAGCAGGGCTTTACTTCTTTGACCACAGTGTTACTTCACAATTGGCACAACAAAAGGAGTTCAATCTCAGAAAACCACCTTCTTATCACTATGATATCCTGTTGCTGGGATTTATG ACTTTACTTTGTGGACTGATTGGAGTTCCTCCTTCAAATGGGGTCCTGCCACAGTCGCCAATGCACACCAAAAGCCTCGCTGTTCTGAAGCGGCAG TTGATTCGAAAGAAGATGGTTCAAAGTGCCAAGGAGAGCATTAAACAACAAGCTAGCAACTCCGAAATCTATGGAAAAATGCAAGCTGTATTCATGGAAATGGACAGCTCTCCTGTT GCTAATGTAGTCAAAGAGTTGGAGGACTTAAAAGTGGCAATTATGCAAAGTGAATATAGAGAAGCAAATGCAGAGGGAACTTTTGATCCTGAGAAGCACATTGATGCTTACTTACCTGTCCGTGTTAACGAGCAGAGAATGAGCAATCTGTTACAGTCACTCTTTGTTGCAGCATCCATATGCGCTATGCCCCTGATAAGGAAGATACCCACGTCAGTTCTTTGGGGATATTTTGCCTACATGGCTATCGACAGCCTCCCAGGAAACCAGTTCTGGGAAAGAATGCTTCTCCTCTTCATCACACCAGGCCGGCGATACAA GGTCCTGGAAGGGGTTCATGCTTCATTCATCGAATCAGTACCATTTAGACAGATAGTGGCGTTTACTCTCTTCCAGCTTGTATATTTCTTGGTGTGCTTTGGAGCGACATGGATACCAATTGCTGGCATCCTCTTCCCATTGcctttcttccttctcattAGCATAAGACAGCATCTTCTCCCCAAGCTATTTCTTCCCGCACATCTGCGCGAACTCGATGCAGCAGAGTACGAGGAAATTGCTGGTCCCTCAGAACCTTCTCTTGGCTGCTTTCCTTTCAGG GAAAGGGAAACTACTGCACTTGGAAATGAGGAAGGAGTAACGGAAATTTGTGGCAAGGAGATATTAGATGAGCTGACAACAAGTAGAGGAGAGCTGAAGCTTAGAACTGTAAGCTTCGGCAAAGATAGACCTGGACAG GTTCACCCTGATGATATTGTTCAAACAGATTGA
- the LOC127790421 gene encoding boron transporter 4-like isoform X1, which produces MEHIKSPFKGIAEDIRGRLPCYKQDWIEGVRSGFGILAPTTYIFFASALPVIAFGEQLSRDTDGALSTVETLVSTAICGIIHSIFGGQPLLILGVAEPTAIMYTYLYNFAKGRNDLGRELFLAWAGWVCVWTALMLFLLAIFNACSVINRFTRIAGELFGMLIAVLFIQEAVKGLISEFSTPKAEDPTLEEYQFQWLYTNGLLGIIFCFGVLYTASGSRKARSWKYGTGWLRGFIADYGVPLMVVVWTALSFSVPNKVPSGVPRRLFSPLPWESASLYHWTVIKICSTGTVREESFRDRYSKDMEKVPPIYIFLALVPALMIAGLYFFDHSVTSQLAQQKEFNLRKPPSYHYDILLLGFMTLLCGLIGVPPSNGVLPQSPMHTKSLAVLKRQLIRKKMVQSAKESIKQQASNSEIYGKMQAVFMEMDSSPVANVVKELEDLKVAIMQSEYREANAEGTFDPEKHIDAYLPVRVNEQRMSNLLQSLFVAASICAMPLIRKIPTSVLWGYFAYMAIDSLPGNQFWERMLLLFITPGRRYKVLEGVHASFIESVPFRQIVAFTLFQLVYFLVCFGATWIPIAGILFPLPFFLLISIRQHLLPKLFLPAHLRELDAAEYEEIAGPSEPSLGCFPFRERETTALGNEEGVTEICGKEILDELTTSRGELKLRTVSFGKDRPGQVHPDDIVQTD; this is translated from the exons ATGGAGCACATTAAATCTCCATTCAAAGGTATTGCAGAAGATATCCGTGGAAGACTACCGTGCTATAAACAAGATTGGATTGAAGGCGTTCGTTCAGGATTTGG GATATTGGCTCCAACTACTTACATATTCTTTGCTTCTGCGCTTCCTGTTATCGCCTTCGGGGAGCAACTAAGCAGAGACACAG ATGGAGCATTGAGCACAGTTGAGACTTTAGTTTCTACAGCTATATGTGGCATCATTCACTCTATATTTGGCGGGCAGCCTCTTCTGATTCTAGGAGTTGCAGAACCCACAGCAATCATGTACACATACTTGTACAACTTTGCCAAAGGAAGAAATGATTTGGGACGGGAATTGTTCTTGGCATGGGCTGGCTG GGTCTGTGTTTGGACAGCTCTGATGTTGTTTCTTCTTGCGATCTTCAATGCTTGCTCTGTTATCAATAGATTTACAAGGATTGCAGGGGAACTTTTTGGCATGTTAATTGCTGTTCTTTTTATTCAAGAAGCTGTTAAG GGATTGATAAGTGAGTTCAGTACTCCCAAGGCTGAAGATCCAACACTGGAAGAGTATCAATTCCAATGGCTTTATACAAATGGACTGTTGGGAATCATTTTCTGTTTTGGCGTTCTCTACACAGCCTCAGGGAGTAGGAAGGCAAGGTCATGGAAATATGGGACAG GGTGGCTCAGAGGCTTCATTGCAGACTACGGAGTTCCTCTCATGGTTGTAGTCTGGACAGCACTGTCTTTTAGTGTACCAAATAAAGTTCCGTCTGGAGTTCCCAGAAGGCTCTTTAGCCCTCTCCCCTGGGAGTCTGCATCTTTATACCACTGGACTGTTATCAAG ATCTGTTCTACAGGAACAGTACGGGAGGAAAGTTTTCGTGATCGCTACTCTAAG GATATGGAGAAAGTCCCTCCCATTTACATATTTTTGGCCCTTGTTCCAGCTCTGATGATAGCAGGGCTTTACTTCTTTGACCACAGTGTTACTTCACAATTGGCACAACAAAAGGAGTTCAATCTCAGAAAACCACCTTCTTATCACTATGATATCCTGTTGCTGGGATTTATG ACTTTACTTTGTGGACTGATTGGAGTTCCTCCTTCAAATGGGGTCCTGCCACAGTCGCCAATGCACACCAAAAGCCTCGCTGTTCTGAAGCGGCAG TTGATTCGAAAGAAGATGGTTCAAAGTGCCAAGGAGAGCATTAAACAACAAGCTAGCAACTCCGAAATCTATGGAAAAATGCAAGCTGTATTCATGGAAATGGACAGCTCTCCTGTT GCTAATGTAGTCAAAGAGTTGGAGGACTTAAAAGTGGCAATTATGCAAAGTGAATATAGAGAAGCAAATGCAGAGGGAACTTTTGATCCTGAGAAGCACATTGATGCTTACTTACCTGTCCGTGTTAACGAGCAGAGAATGAGCAATCTGTTACAGTCACTCTTTGTTGCAGCATCCATATGCGCTATGCCCCTGATAAGGAAGATACCCACGTCAGTTCTTTGGGGATATTTTGCCTACATGGCTATCGACAGCCTCCCAGGAAACCAGTTCTGGGAAAGAATGCTTCTCCTCTTCATCACACCAGGCCGGCGATACAA GGTCCTGGAAGGGGTTCATGCTTCATTCATCGAATCAGTACCATTTAGACAGATAGTGGCGTTTACTCTCTTCCAGCTTGTATATTTCTTGGTGTGCTTTGGAGCGACATGGATACCAATTGCTGGCATCCTCTTCCCATTGcctttcttccttctcattAGCATAAGACAGCATCTTCTCCCCAAGCTATTTCTTCCCGCACATCTGCGCGAACTCGATGCAGCAGAGTACGAGGAAATTGCTGGTCCCTCAGAACCTTCTCTTGGCTGCTTTCCTTTCAGG GAAAGGGAAACTACTGCACTTGGAAATGAGGAAGGAGTAACGGAAATTTGTGGCAAGGAGATATTAGATGAGCTGACAACAAGTAGAGGAGAGCTGAAGCTTAGAACTGTAAGCTTCGGCAAAGATAGACCTGGACAG GTTCACCCTGATGATATTGTTCAAACAGATTGA